The following are encoded together in the Lactuca sativa cultivar Salinas chromosome 1, Lsat_Salinas_v11, whole genome shotgun sequence genome:
- the LOC111915521 gene encoding putative RING-type E3 ubiquitin transferase C3H69 — protein MSLPGNRTRVLCKFFAHGACLKGEHCEFSHDWKDPANNVCTFYQKGACAYGIRCRYDHVKVPQRQASASSSTYPFQYAVPESITASSTPGTASPIAVIGELSAYTSAKPTWAEGSGQNDLISDVIGQSRSTNPADIVMCSFAAAGNCPRGETCPHLHGDLCPTCRKQCLHPFRADEREEHKMGCEKKHKHLEALKHSQEIECSVCLERVLSKPTAAERKFGLLSECDHPFCISCIRNWRSSSPTSGMDVNSALRSCPICRKLSYFVIPSVIWYATKDEKQEIVDSYKARLRSIDCRHFDFGNGTCPFGTSCFYKHAYRDGRLEEVVLRHLGAEDGQTVIAKDIRLSDFLNRMRIR, from the exons ATGTCTTTGCCGGGAAATCGAACCAG GGTGCTTTGCAAGTTCTTTGCCCATGGAGCATGCCTGAAAGGGGAGCATTGCGAGTtctcacatgactggaaggaccCGGCTAATAAC GTCTGCACATTTTATCAGAAAGGAGCTTGTGCATATGGTATCCGTTGCAGATATGACCATGTTAAAGTTCCTCAACGTCAAGCTTCTGCATCTTCATCAACATACCCTTTTCAATATGCTGTTCCAGAATCTATTACTGCATCTTCAACACCTGGAACTGCATCCCCCATTGCTGTTATTGGAGAGCTTTCAGCTTACACATCTGCAAAACCTACATGGGCTGAAGGTTCTGGACAGAATGATTTGATAAGTGATGTTATAGGGCAATCAAGAAGTACAAATCCAGCTGACATTGTAATGTGTTCATTTGCTGCTGCTGGAAATTGTCCTCGTGGAGAAACTTGCCCTCATCTCCATGGGGATTTATGTCCAACATGCAGAAAACAATGTTTGCATCCTTTCAGAGCGGATGAAAGGGAAGAACATAAAATGGGTTGTGAAAAGAAGCATAAGCATCTTGAGGCATTGAAACACAGTCAAGAAATAGAATGCAGTGTTTGCCTTGAACGTGTACTTTCAAAACCAACAGCAGCTGAAAGGAAGTTTGGGCTTTTATCAGAATGTGATCATCCCTTTTGTATATCATGTATCAGGAATTGGCGAAGTAGTTCTCCAACATCTGGAATGGATGTGAATTCTGCTTTGAGGTCTTGCCCTATTTGTAGGAAGCTTTCTTATTTTGTCATTCCTAGTGTCATTTGGTATGCAACTAAAGACGAAAAGCAGGAAATTGTAGATAGCTACAAAGCAAGACTcag GTCTATTGACTGCAGACACTTTGACTTTGGAAATGGGACATGCCCATTTGGGACCAGTTGTTTTTACAAG CATGCGTACCGTGATGGGCGTCTAGAAGAAGTGGTTTTGCGTCATCTTGGGGCTGAAGATGGACAGACAGTCATTGCTAAAGATATcag GCTGTCAGACTTCCTCAACCGTATGCGCATAAGATGA